A stretch of the Glycine soja cultivar W05 chromosome 13, ASM419377v2, whole genome shotgun sequence genome encodes the following:
- the LOC114380809 gene encoding N-acetyltransferase 9-like protein isoform X2 encodes MGEKGCVSLEGKKVILVPYMEAHVPKYHEWMKDPSLLQATGSEPLTLQQEYTMQLSWSQDPNKETFIVLDKDLVVGDFSHGEPHPEAMVGDVNIFMNDLDDPHVAEIEIMIAEPKSRRKGLAKESVLMMMTFAIEKLGINIFRVKIGESNGASLDLFQKLGFVQTSYSSIFKEVTLELQITQPKKEAMLGLIGTVIKHT; translated from the exons ATGGGGGAGAAAGGGTGTGTGAGCTTAGAAGGAAAGAAGGTGATATTGGTCCCTTACATGGAGGCCCACGTGCCCAAATATCACGAATGGATGAAGGACCCTTCTCTCCTTCAAGCCACTGGCTCAGAGCCTCTCACCCTCCAACAGGAGTACACCATGCAACTCTCCTGGTCCCAAGACCCTAACA AAGAGACCTTTATTGTATTGGACAAGGACTTGGTTGTTGGCGATTTCTCTCACGGGGAACCCCACCCTGAAG CCATGGTTGGAGATGTAAATATTTTCATGAATGATTTGGATGATCCTCACGTGGCAGAGATTGAAATAATGATAGCTGAACCAAAGAG CCGTAGGAAAGGACTTGCGAAGGAGTCTGTTCTGATGATGATGACCTTTGCAATTGAGAAGTTAGGAATTAATATCTTTCGGGTTAAAATTGGGGAATCAAATGGAGCATCCCTCGACCTGTTCCAAAAATTG GGGTTTGTGCAAACTTCATATAGCAGCATCTTCAAGGAG GTCACCTTGGAGTTGCAAATAACACAGCCCAAGAAAGAGGCGATGCTTGGTTTAATTGGTACTGTAATCAAACATACCTAA
- the LOC114380809 gene encoding N-acetyltransferase 9-like protein isoform X1: MGEKGCVSLEGKKVILVPYMEAHVPKYHEWMKDPSLLQATGSEPLTLQQEYTMQLSWSQDPNKETFIVLDKDLVVGDFSHGEPHPEAMVGDVNIFMNDLDDPHVAEIEIMIAEPKSRRKGLAKESVLMMMTFAIEKLGINIFRVKIGESNGASLDLFQKLGFVQTSYSSIFKEAMSLQSQQTQSHHVGLAYQCSLVQKLPCPQG, encoded by the exons ATGGGGGAGAAAGGGTGTGTGAGCTTAGAAGGAAAGAAGGTGATATTGGTCCCTTACATGGAGGCCCACGTGCCCAAATATCACGAATGGATGAAGGACCCTTCTCTCCTTCAAGCCACTGGCTCAGAGCCTCTCACCCTCCAACAGGAGTACACCATGCAACTCTCCTGGTCCCAAGACCCTAACA AAGAGACCTTTATTGTATTGGACAAGGACTTGGTTGTTGGCGATTTCTCTCACGGGGAACCCCACCCTGAAG CCATGGTTGGAGATGTAAATATTTTCATGAATGATTTGGATGATCCTCACGTGGCAGAGATTGAAATAATGATAGCTGAACCAAAGAG CCGTAGGAAAGGACTTGCGAAGGAGTCTGTTCTGATGATGATGACCTTTGCAATTGAGAAGTTAGGAATTAATATCTTTCGGGTTAAAATTGGGGAATCAAATGGAGCATCCCTCGACCTGTTCCAAAAATTG GGGTTTGTGCAAACTTCATATAGCAGCATCTTCAAGGAG GCCATGAGCCTTCAGTCTCAACAGACTCAATCCCATCATGTTGGACTAGCCTATCAATGCTCCCTGGTGCAGAAACTGCCTTGTCCTCAAGGCTAA
- the LOC114380809 gene encoding N-acetyltransferase 9-like protein isoform X4, which translates to MGEKGCVSLEGKKVILVPYMEAHVPKYHEWMKDPSLLQATGSEPLTLQQEYTMQLSWSQDPNKETFIVLDKDLVVGDFSHGEPHPEAMVGDVNIFMNDLDDPHVAEIEIMIAEPKSRRKGLAKESVLMMMTFAIEKLGINIFRVKIGESNGASLDLFQKLGFVQTSYSSIFKEVSAFKFQWIP; encoded by the exons ATGGGGGAGAAAGGGTGTGTGAGCTTAGAAGGAAAGAAGGTGATATTGGTCCCTTACATGGAGGCCCACGTGCCCAAATATCACGAATGGATGAAGGACCCTTCTCTCCTTCAAGCCACTGGCTCAGAGCCTCTCACCCTCCAACAGGAGTACACCATGCAACTCTCCTGGTCCCAAGACCCTAACA AAGAGACCTTTATTGTATTGGACAAGGACTTGGTTGTTGGCGATTTCTCTCACGGGGAACCCCACCCTGAAG CCATGGTTGGAGATGTAAATATTTTCATGAATGATTTGGATGATCCTCACGTGGCAGAGATTGAAATAATGATAGCTGAACCAAAGAG CCGTAGGAAAGGACTTGCGAAGGAGTCTGTTCTGATGATGATGACCTTTGCAATTGAGAAGTTAGGAATTAATATCTTTCGGGTTAAAATTGGGGAATCAAATGGAGCATCCCTCGACCTGTTCCAAAAATTG GGGTTTGTGCAAACTTCATATAGCAGCATCTTCAAGGAGGTGAGCgcatttaaatttcaatggATCCCCTAA
- the LOC114380809 gene encoding N-acetyltransferase 9-like protein isoform X3, whose protein sequence is MGEKGCVSLEGKKVILVPYMEAHVPKYHEWMKDPSLLQATGSEPLTLQQEYTMQLSWSQDPNKETFIVLDKDLVVGDFSHGEPHPEAMVGDVNIFMNDLDDPHVAEIEIMIAEPKSRRKGLAKESVLMMMTFAIEKLGINIFRVKIGESNGASLDLFQKLGFVQTSYSSIFKESQQTQSHHVGLAYQCSLVQKLPCPQG, encoded by the exons ATGGGGGAGAAAGGGTGTGTGAGCTTAGAAGGAAAGAAGGTGATATTGGTCCCTTACATGGAGGCCCACGTGCCCAAATATCACGAATGGATGAAGGACCCTTCTCTCCTTCAAGCCACTGGCTCAGAGCCTCTCACCCTCCAACAGGAGTACACCATGCAACTCTCCTGGTCCCAAGACCCTAACA AAGAGACCTTTATTGTATTGGACAAGGACTTGGTTGTTGGCGATTTCTCTCACGGGGAACCCCACCCTGAAG CCATGGTTGGAGATGTAAATATTTTCATGAATGATTTGGATGATCCTCACGTGGCAGAGATTGAAATAATGATAGCTGAACCAAAGAG CCGTAGGAAAGGACTTGCGAAGGAGTCTGTTCTGATGATGATGACCTTTGCAATTGAGAAGTTAGGAATTAATATCTTTCGGGTTAAAATTGGGGAATCAAATGGAGCATCCCTCGACCTGTTCCAAAAATTG GGGTTTGTGCAAACTTCATATAGCAGCATCTTCAAGGAG TCTCAACAGACTCAATCCCATCATGTTGGACTAGCCTATCAATGCTCCCTGGTGCAGAAACTGCCTTGTCCTCAAGGCTAA